Proteins from one Porites lutea chromosome 3, jaPorLute2.1, whole genome shotgun sequence genomic window:
- the LOC140930775 gene encoding uncharacterized protein, whose amino-acid sequence MGPKKLSKRERKKLLKEKAQKAAKIRGVGVGSRQKFALAANWREEPYKSSDRERGVRKRVSYVSPGKTKYWSQKSVEKELVSRNLKDCLYDKSASSTEDNSDGDDEDYCEDDRDAKKRKLQSSDEPDESSDKNKGCLEIERRLFVCESTQLMDMVEQINATSQCSTPECNGFLVVSKVEPTGLGGSMNVTFACNGCKLRTVNFCGSALVEGSKRTVVGLALAVAFFITGHGYAKFSRTLRQCLGISCISKNPYYETIKLVYPKVTEILNGMCDEEKERMKQMSNGQFGSWKRAVVTSDGVWHTRGHFSKNGSFIIKNYLTGGLLWYGHKCMRGKDGVLEDELFEGTAKSMEGILAEECYKEARDEGCKVEVVWQDGDSSAALAVSKFHKEGKVYKCGGHVGRAHYNKLKEVSKKKVFSADIKRKYKEKFPQVESVVCKCEKHKAGCGCLRDNFLTNARVNHFCCLQQCSTPQEYARRLRALGEYHSRDIHEWDGGECGFHPKIVCSCKKCKEDEELQCQGKPYKTKNPLTCDYHWLQYRIECERRAEDADSVIHPTMGRGHSNLCEAHFTVLPDYRAKDQNLCRLHYITSTNCGFCQGNMSWCYKVRGQNYHWVIDLYEMLNLPVIPAVIEALQKAALDRMKEIEKGKTDHRKKTRIQMKVARAEDQEARKKWVKQQAVRHTYGNDQEDDDAEEDEVDPALIVAARAAMEETEEDDGAILVISGRTCRCGSKTHKRVSHSDCPLNPKNKN is encoded by the exons ATGGGACCGAAGAAGCTTTCGAAACgcgaaagaaagaaattactaaaagaaaaagctcaAAAGGCAGCGAAAATAAGAGGAGTTGGAGTGGGAAGTAGACAAAAGTTTGCTTTGGCAGCTAATTGGAGGGAAGAGCCATACAAGAGCAGTGATCGTGAGCGAGGTGTTCGCAAAAGAGTGAGCTATGTCAGTCCTGGGAAAACGAAGTACTGGTCACAAAAAAGTGTTGAGAAAGAATTGGTTTCTCGTAACCTAAAGGATTGTCTTTATGACAAATCGGCAAGTTCTACAGAGGATAACTCAGATGGTGACGATGAAGACTACTGTGAGGACGATAGAGATGCGAAAAAGCGAAAGCTACAGTCATCTGATGAGCCGGATGAGTCATCAGACAAAAACAAAGGCTGTCTTGAAATCGAGAGGCGATTGTTTGTCTGCGAGTCCACACAACTTATGGATATGGTGGAACAAATAAATGCCACGTCTCAGTGTTCAACTCCTGAATGCAATG GTTTTCTTGTTGTGTCAAAAGTTGAACCAACAGGTCTTGGGGGTTCTATGAATGTTACATTTGCATGCAATGGATGCAAACTGCGTACTGTGAACTTTTGTGGTTCAGCCCTTGTTGAAGGCTCAAAGCGGACAGTTGTGGGACTTGCTCTGGCTGTAGCATTTTTTATAACTGGTCATGGCTATGCCAAATTTTCCAGAACATTAAGGCAGTGTCTTGGCATTAGCTGCATTTCGAAGAACCCATACTATGAAACCATAAAGCTGGTATATCCTAAAGTCACGGAGATTTTGAATGGTATGTGTGATGAAGAGAAAGAAAGGATGAAACAAATGAGCAATGGCCAGTTCGGCAGTTGGAAGAGGGCAGTGGTGACATCGGATGGTGTATGGCATACAAGGGGCCATTTCAGCAAAAATGGCTCCTTTATCATTAAGAATTACTTGACAGGTGGTTTGCTGTGGTATGGCCATAAGTGTATGCGGGGTAAAGATGGTGTTTTGGAGGATGAATTGTTTGAGGGGACGGCCAAGTCCATGGAGGGCATACTTGCAGAGGAGTGCTACAAGGAGGCAAGGGATGAGGGCTGTAAAGTGGAGGTTGTTTGGCAGGATGGAGATTCGAGTGCTGCCCTAGCAGTTAGCAAGTTCCATAAAGAAGGAAAAGTGTACAAGTGTGGTGGGCACGTTGGAagagcccactacaacaagctGAAAGAGGTCtcaaagaaaaaagtgttttctgctGATATCAAGAGGAAATATAAAGAGAAGTTCCCCCAAGTGGAAAGTGTTGTGTGCAAGTGTGAAAAGCACAAAGCTGGATGTGGGTGTCTCAGGGACAACTTCCTGACAAATGCCCGCGTAAATCATTTCTGCTGCCTTCAACAGTGCAGTACTCCCCAAGAGTATGCAAGGAGATTGAGAGCTTTAGGAGAATATCATTCCAGGGACATCCATGAGTGGGATGGGGGTGAGTGTGGATTTCACCCAAAAATTGTATGTTCCTGTAAGAAATGTAAAGAAGATGAAGAACTGCAATGTCAGGGGAAACCCTACAAGACGAAGAACCCCCTTACCTGTGACTACCACTGGCTGCAATACCGCATTGAGTGTGAGCGCCGTGCAGAAGATGCAGATAGCGTGATCCATCCAACCATGGGGAGAGGCCATTCAAACTTGTGCGAGGCACATTTTACTGTCCTGCCTGACTACCGTGCTAAGGATCAAAATCTTTGTAG GTTACACTACATTACTTCAACCAACTGTGGTTTCTGCCAAGGAAACATGTCCTGGTGCTATAAAGTCAGGGGACAGAACTACCACTGGGTGATTGACCTTTATGAGATGCTGAACCTGCCTGTCATCCCTGCAGTAATTGAGGCCCTTCAGAAGGCAGCATTGGATCGCATGAAAGAGATTGAGAAGGGAAAGACAGACCACAGGAAGAAGACACGTATCCAGATGAAAGTGGCACGGGCTGAGGATCAAGAGGCTAGGAAGAAGTGGGTGAAGCAGCAAGCAGTCCGTCATACATACGGAAACGACCAAGAGGATGATGATGCTGAGGAGGATGAGGTGGATCCTGCACTTATTGTAGCAGCAAGGGCTGCCATGGAAGAGACAGAGGAAGATGATGGGGCCATACTGGTCATCAGTGGGAGAACCTGCCGATGTGGCTCCAAAACACACAAAAGAGTATCCCATTCAGACTGTCCCTTGAAccccaaaaataaaaactaa
- the LOC140930776 gene encoding uncharacterized protein produces MAANRGVLLAKQEAAFEAFRAEFTKEGLTIPEGLIALLKTTKVKANHSPDESRARLYKRLWCILWHGSKKTLGAGAGEWPTYVYPEALKRVVREFIPGDEVDRPDPTHKRVYKVTMADLAAATWPQYKTKKTR; encoded by the exons atggcggcaaaTAGAGGCGTTCTTCTCGCCAAGCAAGAGGCCGCATTTGAAGCGTTCCGTGCTGAATTTACAAAAGAAGG TCTCACCATTCCAGAAGGACTGAtagcgctcttgaaaactacgAAAGTCAAGGCCAACCACTCTCCGGACGAGAGCCGAGCACGGCTCTACAAACGCCTTTGGTGTATTTTGTGG CATGGAAGTAAAAAAACGCTTGGAGCTGGTGCAGGAGAATGGCCTACATATGTTTATCCTGAAGCGTTAAAAAGGGTCGTTAGAGAATTTATACCTGGGGATGAAGTAGATAGGCCAGACCCCACACATAAGAGG GTATACAAGGTGACAATGGCAGACCTTGCTGCGGCAACATGGCCTCagtacaaaacaaagaaaacccgTTGA